A section of the Salmo trutta chromosome 4, fSalTru1.1, whole genome shotgun sequence genome encodes:
- the LOC115192146 gene encoding SH2B adapter protein 1-like — translation MNGSLLTPPSLRAANSSTLPPSPSPSPPSPSLLPLFPRPPPLAQPHPSSLSDTPTPSPCLSWTEFCELHARMAAGDFARHFRAFLLENPHYSPDSAAAFCRRFTDRFVRHFQSELEGVAGAPGTAPGMEAGSWAPQSDATSLEEEAVSPPPVTEGACYHACAPANPVRALPKPASTRLVLETRSGDQFQDSYAVTTVLPPSSSSSCSSSVGGGNNGGREERGAPVTVKHFPGVGPGNGETTAEEEEDSWAGVTVMEEEVEPDEGEADLEVCLDNEDPSHMPQTPASPCSDTPPPRSKGNGTPASTGSQSKTKLKKRFSLRSVGRSVRGSVRGILHWRSSSSDSPQSSSQLPSSYSYTMGVQDAATGSSSKRNSGTQPPTPTSSMPVSLSLPLSLPHSSSSSLPPSSSSSATSLSLSEARDRRRSNGEGGEKEKWSHRLEKLRLSRSPPPVLSSAPTSAVVSPSSGLPPSSSSSANLRKTGRLVREGGVSVSSSMPDEFAGSHGGFPGFSFGLLHHGTQEHNNAGTGLNNTSSTANAAQTAAVQPLVPGGTVGWRGGRWHKCRLVLRERDKEGERGEEYYLEFFIPPKSSKPRLTIPCCSIVDVRSTTALEVPDKENTFLLQLEGQVQYVIETRDAVQMRAWLSDIRNGICISEQEDIEAVCGGPMDISGTPEFSDRLSQVCYGGVGGSSPLMDPRPPELPPRAPLDESDGRGGGAGLGTPFAETPDATGSFLFSDVVEAVEHPLSECQWFHGTLSRLKAAQLVLAGGMASHGVFLVRQSETRRGEYVLTFNFQGKAKHLRLSLNEDGQCRVQHLWFQSIFDMLEHFRVHPIPLESGGASDVTLISFVGATAVRQPGRDRASSRPTVCDVIPTRHLDSPSTPISDCVLDQQTP, via the exons ATGAACGGCTCTCTTTTAACCCCACCTAGCCTGCGGGCAGCCAACTCCTCTACCCTGCCCCCGTCACCCTCCCcgtcccctccatccccctccctgtTGCCACTGTTCCCTCGGCCACCTCCCTTGGCCCAGCCTCATCCCTCCTCGCTGTCGGACACCCCCACGCCCTCCCCCTGCCTGAGCTGGACGGAGTTCTGTGAGCTGCACGCCCGCATGGCGGCCGGGGACTTTGCCCGCCACTTCCGGGCGTTCCTCCTGGAGAACCCACACTACTCCCCTGACTCTGCTGCCGCCTTCTGTCGCCGCTTCACTGACCGCTTTGTCCGACATTTCCAGAGCGAACTGGAGGGGGTGGCAGGGGCACCGGGTACAGCCCCCGGGATGGAGGCGGGGAGCTGGGCTCCCCAATCAGACGCCACCTCCCTGGAAGAGGAGGCGGTCTCTCCCCCTCCCGTCACCGAGGGAGCCTGCTACCACGCCTGTGCCCCAGCCAACCCGGTGCGAGCCCTGCCCAAGCCTGCCTCCACACGGCTGGTGTTGGAAACCCGAAGTGGGGACCAATTTCAAGATTCCTATGCTGTCACAACGgtcctccccccatcctcctcctcctcctgctcctcctcggTGGGAGGAGGAAACAACGGCGGGCGGGAAGAGAGGGGTGCCCCAGTTACTGTTAAACACTTCCCTGGCGTCGGCCCGGGCAACGGAGAAACAACGgccgaggaagaggaggatagcTGGGCGGGGGTAACggtcatggaggaggaggtggagccAGATGAGGGGGAGGCGGATCTGGAAGTTTGCTTGGACAATGAAGACCCCTCCCACATGCCCCAAACGCCTGCCTCCCCTTGCTCCGACACACCCCCTCCCCGCTCCAAGGGTAACGGCACACCGGCCTCGACAGGAAGCCAGTCCAAAACCAAACTGAAGAAGCGCTTCTCTCTGCGGAGTGTTGGGCGCAGCGTGCGGGGTAGTGTCCGGGGCATCCTGCACTGGCGCAGCTCGTCCAGCGACTCCCCCCAGagctcctcccagctgccctcCAGCTACAGCTACACAATGGGGGTCCAGGACGCTGCCACCGGCTCTTCCTCCAAGAGGAACTCTGGCACTCAGCCCCCCACGCCCACCTCCTCCATGCCTGTTtccctctccctgcccctctccctcccccactcctcctcctcctccctgccccCGTCTTCCTCCAGCAGTGCTACCTCCCTCTCGCTGTCGGAAGCGCGGGACCGCCGGCGGAGCAATggcgaggggggagagaaggagaagtggaGCCACCGGCTGGAGAAGTTGCGTCTGTCTCGCTCCCCGCCCCCCGTTCTCTCCTCAGCGCCCACTTCGGCCGTGGTGTCGCCTTCCTCCGGCCTgccccccagcagcagcagcagcgccaACCTGAGGAAGACGGGCCGgttggtgagggagggaggagtcagCGTCAGCTCCTCCATGCCAGATGAGTTTGCAGGGAGCCACGGTGGTTTCCCTGGCTTTTCCTTTGGCCTGCTGCACCACGGCACACAAGAACACAACAACGCTGGCACCGGCTTAAACAACACCTCGTCCACCGCTAATGCTGCTCAAACAGCCGCAGTGCAGCCTCTCGTCCCCGGGGGCACTGTCGGCTGGAGGGGCGGTCGTTGGCACAAGTGCCGACTGGTCCTGAGGGAGAGGGACAAGGAGGGGGAGCGGGGCGAGGAGTACTATCTGGAGTTCTTCATCCCGCCTAAA TCCTCCAAGCCCAGGCTGACTATCCCATGCTGCTCTATTGTGGATGTGAGGAGCACCACAGCCCTGGAGGTGCCTGACAAGGAGAACACCTTCCTCCTGCAG ttGGAGGGACAGGTGCAGTATGTGATTGAGACGCGAGACGCTGTGCAGATGAGAGCCTGGTTGAGTGACATCAGGAACGGTATATGTATCAG TGAACAGGAGGACATAGAAGCTGTGTGTGGGGGACCCATGGACATCAGTGGAACGCCAGAATTCAGTGACCGCCTCTCTCAAG TGTGTTATGGAGGTGTGGGCGGCTCTTCCCCGCTGATGGACCCACGCCCCCCAGAGTTACCGCCCCGCGCCCCTCTGGACGAATCAGACGGACGCGGGGGCGGAGCCGGCCTGGGCACACCATTTGCGGAGACGCCAGATGCCACAG GCTCCTTCCTGTTCTCAGACGTGGTGGAGGCGGTGGAGCACCCTCTGAGCGAGTGCCAGTGGTTCCACGGGACGTTGTCGCGCCTCAAGGCGGCTCAGCTGGTGCTGGCGGGGGGTATGGCCAGCCACGGCGTCTTCCTTGTGCGCCAGAGCGAGACACGCCGCGGGGAGTACGTCCTAACCTTCAACTTCCAGGGCAAGGCCAAG CACCTGCGCCTGTCTCTGAATGAGGACGGCCAGTGCCGGGTGCAGCACCTGTGGTTCCAGTCCATATTCGACATGCTGGAGCACTTCCGGGTTCACCCAATCCCCCTGGAGTCTGGGGGTGCCTCGGACGTCACCCTCATCAGCTTTGTGGGAGCCACCGCTGTCCGGCAGCCAG